CCAGATGACGCTGGCCTCGTCATCATACTGGACGGTGCAGTTGAGGTGCGTGCACACGGCGGAGAAGGCTTTCAATTGACCCTGCGGCGTGTTGACGAGAATCCCCGGCCGGTTGCCGAATCGAAAAATTTTTGCGGCATTCGCCGCCAGCTCCCCCACTTTGGCGGCCACCACATTCGACACTGAAACCTCGGTGCCCTTCGGGGGGTAGAGGTAACGCGCGATAGGATAGAGCGTGGCGCCAAAGAGCGCAAACGCCCCGCCCTTCAGCAGATAGCTCAAAAATGCCCGCCGGGTCACCGCCTGCCGTGGGCACATGCCTTAAAATTTCTGCGAGACGTCGAACCAAATCACGTGGGCGTTATAGTCACCCGGCTCCACGTTGTCGTTAGGGTTATAGTGATAAAAGGCGTATTCCGTGCCCACCGTCGTTCCATCCCTGACCTGCCATTTCATCCCCGTGGTCAGGTCCAACCGGTCGAACTCCGCGCCAAACGGCTGGCCGACCTCGGAGAAATCATTGAAGTTATCGGCCCAGGAATACAGCAGCGTGGTGTTGAAGCTGACCGGGGCCGGCGGCGTGTAATCCAATCCGAGCAGCCACGTGTTGACGTCGGCTTTGAACGTCGGGATGTTGGAGCTGTTGTTGACGAACGGGATGGTCTGAAAATACCGCGCCGGCGTTGTCACCCAGGCGTTTTGCCGTGAAAACGACGCCGTGGCCGACACATCGCGATGCGGCTGCAGCGACACGTCATACGTGTAGATATGCGAGCGCGACGCGGTCTTCACAATCGGCTCGGTCTCCACCCGCGTCGCGTATTTGTCAGTGCGCAGCTGGTACCGGAGAGAGGAGCGGAGCCACTTCGAGGGCCGCAGCGTCGTGCGCAGCATGAACTCCTCGGTCTGGATGCCTTGCCCGTCGAAAAACGCCGAGCGCGCCGTCGTGGTCCCCGGGTCGCTTTCCCGTTGATCGTCGTAATCGGTGTTGCTGCGGACATGGCGCAGGTGGGAGGTGATGTTCAAAAACGGCCACGGCGCCACCTGCCCGCCGAGGCTCCACACCCCGCGGCGGATACTCGCGACGGTTTCGCGGTTGAACGTTTCGGTCACGTTGGTGGTGCCATCGCCGGTATCAGGGCCGTCGACGGCCCGACGGTCTTCGCGCATCAGGGCCCGCGTTTGCTCCAGCTCAAGCTCGGTGTACAGCGCGGTCCGCGGCAAGCCGGTATACCGCAGCGAGATATTCTCGCCCCATCGCGCCGCCTTCAGGTCGCTGAGGCTGTACATCGTCGCATCGGCGATGCTGTTGGGGGCCGTGGCGGAGCCGCTGGTGTTGGTATACCGGAAATCATGGTTGTAGGTCGAATTGCTTCGGCGCGAGATGACCTCTGACTTCAGCCGCGTGCCGAACGTGAAGGACTGCCATGGGCTGGTGGTGAGATTGCCGACCCAGGTATGGCTATTGTAGCTGCTATCCGCGCGGTTGTTCGGCTTCTGCTCCGGGTAGGTGTAGTTCGTTGAGACCCCGTTGATGTCATACTCGAGCAGCGACTCGAACTCCCGGTTCCTCAGGTGGGCGAAGTGGTAGCTGGCCGAGGTGAACACGCGGTCATCGAGAAAGTGCCGTTCGGCTCCCAAGGTTGTCGTCATTAGGTTGCTCTCGGGGGCTTGGTCCTGGCGTCGGATCTTGCTATCGGAGGTCGTGCCGGTTCGGCCCAATTGCTCCTCCACCCGATAGTTTTCCGATCGGACAAACTCCCACTGCTGCTCGCCGTGCAGCGTAAATCCGGCCAGCTCATCATTGGCATGCAGCGCAAACATATCCACCATCTCGTCAATGTCCTGCCAGGATGGCGCGATCTTCCTTGTAATCGTCCCTTCCTTGACCTGGGGCCAGGACAGCCGCGACTTGGCGCCATCCTTGAACTCCCGCTCATAGCCGAAACCCAGCTCCGGCCACCCCTCCAAGGTCAGGCCAGTCTCCAATCCGAACTTGCCGATGTCCAGGGTGAGGTCTTTGGCGGCTTCGGTGCCGGAAAACACCGGCAGCAGCCGGTTGCTGCCGCCGGTGGTGTCGAAGTATTTTCGAAATTCGGTGTAGTCGAAGTTCACAAACCCAAGGTTCTCTTTCTCGATGTCGATGGCCGCGCCCAGATCGTTCTCATCGATGATGGCATGCGCCTCGGAATGCACCGTGGTTCCATTGGGCAGGACGAATTTCGCCGTGAGGTCTTTCAGGCCGCTGGCGAACCCGGCTTTCATCCAGTGGTGGGCGCGGAATTTGCCCACACTGCCGCTGACCGCGGCGTACCGGATAGGCAACACGGAGGCTGAAATCTCCGGCTCATCCGCCATGGCCTCCGGCAGGCGCAAGCCGAGGACGCCGATAACTGCCGCGATCAACACCCACGATCGTTCGATGCGCATCGAGCACCCCCTAGCTGTTAGTAGCGCAGGTGGTCATCAAAGTTCGACCCATGGACCGCGGTATGGCATCCGCCGCTAAAACAGGTGCCCTGATACAAGGATGTGCTATGACTGCGCTTTCCGATCGTCGGAAACGCCACTTGGGTGTGGCAGCGCAAGCACAAATTGTTATCGCGCGCCACGAGCATTTTCTCGTGGATCGACCCGTGGACTTTATGGCACACCGTGCAGCCTTCGCGCAAGGCTTCATGCTCCCAGACAAACGGCCCGCGCTGCTCCTTGTGGCATTTGAAACACGCTTCGTTGATGTCCTTCAGCGATGTGGAAGACCACGGCCGCACCTCGGGCGCGTGCGCGTTGTGGCAATCGGCGCAGCCCATCTTGCCTTCGATGATCGGATGGTGATACGGAAGACGCAGCTCCGCTTTCTTATCCAGATGGCACTCCAAACACGTGCTGGGGTCGTTCTTCGGATTGATGATGCCGCCGACCCCTTTGCCTCCGCCGGCTTCCGCATGGAGGCTGCCTGGGCCGTGGCAGGTCTCGCAGCCCTGCGCGGTACCAGTCTCGCCGGGGATCGCGATTCTGGCGTGGGTGGACTGCTTGAACTCTTCGTGCTGCTTCACATGGCAGCCCGCGCAGGTTTCTGTCCCGACATATTCAGCGAGGGGTTTCTTGGAGGCCCCCGGAGTTTGCTCCGCCGACGATGCCTCTTTCGCCAACGCGAATCCACTCGATCCGAGGATGATCACGAGTCCGAGTCCGATCCCACCGCCTCGCGCGATACTCATTGGCCTCTCTCCTGTATGGGATCCACCTGGAAGTCAACGCCGTCGAAATTATACCGGTCGCTAAACCGCAACCCTTCATAGCGCTTGCCGTTGATGGTCACGGCGTACTTTCCAGTGCTATCGGATGACGAATTCAGGCGGTCTGGAGTCTGAGGGGACGCGGCATTGACCGTGGCGGTGGGGGATTCCAACGCGTCAGGCTGACTGGCTGCAGGGGGCGTGGTCGTGCCAAGGACTTTCGAAGAGGGGCCCCAGCCTTGGAGCAGCTGCCGCACACGAATACCTGCACCCTCAAGGCTGGTCGAGTGATAGCGGAACACCTCGCCGATGATGGTAATTTTGTCGCCACCGCGCAACGCCCGCATCGTTTCACGCAGCGCAGCGGGTGCAAACAGCAAATTGTAGTACTCTCCCGTCCACGTCAGCGCCTTGTCCGGCTTGCCGGTCACGAAAAACCCAATCCACTCATCCGCGTTCGGCAGCGCGCTGACCCAAATCGGGCTTTCTTTGTCGTAGTAGCACTCCAACGACACGGTCTGTCCGTCGTAGCGATCTGGAAACGCTTTGAGGTCTTGAATGGTGACGCGCGTGGTCGGAAGCATCGGCGCTGCCCCCACCAACACCAGGCTGACACCTCCGACCACGAGCGCGCGTGTCACCATCAGTTAAAAGTTAAACATCGCCTCGATGTTGGCGCCAATACTATCGTTGGAGCTTTCGAGGTCATTGACGAAGCCCTCGGCAGCGAAGCGCAGGTAATCGTTGATCTGCTTCGCGAATCCCAGCGTATAGCGGCGGCGCCAGTTGTCTCCGCCAACCACTTCCAAATTCCTGAAGTCCAGGCGTCCAAAAAGCGATGCGTCGTTGAAGTACTGCTCAAGCCCGACAAAGTAGGACTGCCCATCGGCGTCCGGCTTGCCTCCGGGGTACGAGCGCGGCCCTGCGTCATGGGCAAAGATGGCGCCGCCTTGGATTTCGCTTTGATGGTCCTCCCAGAACGGCGTGCCGAAGATCCAGCTGCCCGTCAGGCCGTAGCGATAGAAGTTGAACTTTGTAAAGGCATCGTCATCCGCGAGCGCGGTGCCGCTGACGACGGTGCCTGCAGCCTGGTGCCACGTCCCGCGATAGAACACCCCCGTGATCCCAGAGCCCCGCTTGCCGATCATCTGCTCATACGCGAGGAGGAAATCTTTGTTTTTATCGTTGTCTCGCGTTCCAGTTGTCCCGCTGCCGCTGGTATCGAGCCCGTTGAGAACTTGTCCGATGAGTCGGATGTCTGGATTCAACCCGACAGAGAGTTCGAGCCCGCGGTGATCCTTGGCAAGCGTAAACGGCACAGCCGTACTGGTAAGCGTGCTGCCGATGGGCTGGGCGGTGTTAATGCCGCTTGGCCGATCAAAACCAGCCCACCCGACGCGGGAGAGGGAGTGGAATTGCCCAAGTCGGATCTGCGCGTATCGCTCGGGACCGCCGAAGAGCCAGGAAAACTGGCCCAAGGCTTCAAGCTCATTGCTTTCATTCACTTCCAGCTCAAAGAAACTTGAAAGATTTGACGTGACGGGGCCAGCATAAAACAGCGTCGCATCATTCCATCGGAACCCGCTGGTGTCTCGGCCACGCTCAAAGTTCTCAACGTCGTAGCGCATCCGGCCGCGCATGGCAATATACTGGCCGATTTCCTTGTACTCCGGCTGCTTGCCGACTTCTTCCGGCACGCGGTAGCCGAGTTTTCGAAAGCGATGACCAAAATCACTCAAACGGGGAACGTTCGGTTGGTGGCACACATTGCATGAGACGCCATACTTGCGAGCCCATGCGGGGATCGCCCACGCCGAGGGGGCTTGAATGATCTCCAGACACAGGCATCCCACAATCCCCAACAGAACGCCCCGAAATCTCATAGTTTCCCTCCCCCTTGATTGAAACCCAGTTATTTTTCCGTCTCTGCTGGCTTTGAGGCGGGATCCGACAGAACGGTGCCGGCGTTCCACTCATTCACATTGGACGCGCCGTCTTGATCCGTATCGTCGTTCTCAATCTTGCGGTAGTCCTCAACGGTCAGCGCTTTCGCCTTGCCCACGCCGCCCTTGCTGGTCTGCAAGGCTTTCCCGTACGTGTTGAGATTGGTGGCTTTGCCGATGGCGCCGTCGTGGCAGATCTTGCAGTTATACGCCTTGGATTCTTTATCAGGGTAGGCTTCTTTGAAACTTTTTTGATTTTGGAGCGTGGCGGAGGCGACGCCAGTGACGCTGAGGGCAAGAATCAAACCGACACTAACGATTCGCGGGATAGGCATGTGTCCCCTTGCTGGTTGATGGACGTTCCTCGACGACAATACGCCACTTGCTGTGCAATGAGCGCTTCGCACTGCGCGACCTCTTCCTGCCGGCGCGTGAGACTCTCAGCAGCAATCGCTTGAAGATCATCAATGTTGTAGAGATGAATCCCTGGGTGCGATTTCAAGGAAGGATCCACATTCCGCGGCACCGCCAAATCGATCACACAGAGTGGACGCGCTCTACGCAACGCGGCCACGGCTTTGATGTCCTCGTGATCAATCACGTAGTGCGGGGCTTGGGTGCACACGATGGCAATATCGACGCGCTGCAAATGCGATAAGGCGCGCTCCCACGAGAGCCAACCGCCTTCGCAGAGTCGATCGCCTTGGCACCGCGAGGCCAGCTCTTGGGCTTTGGCCTGCGTGCGATTCACGATCCATAACCGGCTGATCCCGCTGGCCACTAAATGTTTGGTGGTCGCTTCGGCGGCCTTACCCGCTCCCCACAACAGGACTTCGCACGAGGCCAGCCGCTCACCAAAGAGTTGCCGGGCTAGTGTCGCAACCACCGATCCGATCGAGGCTTGGCCTTCGGCGACTTTGGTCTGCGAACGGATGATCTTGGTGGCGTGCAACGCTTTTTGGAAGAGCCGATTGAGCGCCGGGCCGGTCGTCCCCTGCTGCAAGGCGGCCGCATAGGCCTGCTTAACTTGCGCGGTAATTTCGGATTCGCCGAAAATCATCGAATCCAAGCCGGCCGCCACGCGAAACACATGCTGGATCACTTCATCGCCCTGCCGGATATAGAGGTGGGGGTGAATCGCCTCGGGTGCCAGATGGCTGCGATGGCTCAGGAAGTCCTGGAGGGCGCTGAGGGTTTCGGCTGGGCGCGAAGAAACCACGTAGTACTCAACGCGATTGCAGGTTGAAAGGACGACGACTTCGTTAAACGCGAAGTCTCTGTGCAGCGTGGTGAGGACAGCCTCAAGCTCCCGCGATGGGATCGCGAGTTGCTCGCGCACCGCCACATCGGCGGTGCGGTGATTCAACCCAACAAGGAGCAGTTGACTCCGCATGATCCTTCGTAGAATTCTATAAAACTCTCACCTGCCTGTCTAGCGTAATTATGACTAGGGTACTGAGTGGCTCAGGGCCACTCCATGATCTAGATCATATTAAGGCGATATCGGATATCGTAGTTCGAAGTTAGGCGGCGCACTCGCCAGGGCCCATGCCGCCGAGCGTAAACTCGGTCTCAGCGCCCCAGTCGCGATAGGCTTCGGGGGAGTCCTGGAATGCCGGCAATGCCGTAAACGGCTCGAGTGCTGGCTTCCAGTACGCCGCCCCAACGCGCGCGGAAAATTCGCGGAAGGATTCCTTCGCGGACTGCCGATCCTTGCGGTAGCGGGTGAGCATCTCAACGATCGCCTCAGGAATCCGCCGGGAGGGCAGCTTGAGGATGGGCTCGCCGAATTTCGCCACTCCTTCTGCGGCCATGCCGCCGAGCATCAGTTGAAAGTGGGGGGCCAGATGGTCGTTGACCTTCCGCGCTCCGCCGAAAAAGCCGATGTCGGCGATATGGTGCTGGCCGCACGAGTTGGGGCAGCCGCTGATCTTGATGTGGATGGTGTCAATGTCCTCGCCCTGAAGATTCTTCTCTTTCAATTTGGCCTCCACCGCCCTGGCCAAGCCGCGCGAGGCGGAAATCCCAAGTTGGCAGGTTTCAGCGCCCGGACATGAGGTGACATCCCACAAACGATTCGCCTCCGTCTCGGCCAACCCCAGTGTTTTCAGCTCGCTAAACAACGCGTGGACATGCTCCTGCTTGATCCACCGCAGGCTCAGATTCTGCTCAATCGTCGTGCGCAATTGCCCGCCGCAATAGATGCGCAGGATGTTGGCCAGTCCTCGCATCTGTGCGGTGGAAATATCCCCGAGGCGCAGGCGGATCGTCACGACCACATACCCCTGCTGCTTTTGCGGCAGCACATTGGTGAACTGCCACCGAGAAAATGTCCCGTTGACCGTCGGTGATGGAATCGACGCCATCACGTTCGGCGGTTGTTCAGCGACATCCACCGTGTCCATACCGGGATACGGAGCGTTGGGCAGCTTCTCACGCTCGGCGAAGACTTCGTTGCGGAATGCCTCAGGCCCTAATCGCTTGACGACGAATTTGATCCGGGCTT
The genomic region above belongs to Candidatus Omnitrophota bacterium and contains:
- a CDS encoding Rieske 2Fe-2S domain-containing protein; its protein translation is MCPRQAVTRRAFLSYLLKGGAFALFGATLYPIARYLYPPKGTEVSVSNVVAAKVGELAANAAKIFRFGNRPGILVNTPQGQLKAFSAVCTHLNCTVQYDDEASVIW
- a CDS encoding glutamyl-tRNA reductase, with translation MRSQLLLVGLNHRTADVAVREQLAIPSRELEAVLTTLHRDFAFNEVVVLSTCNRVEYYVVSSRPAETLSALQDFLSHRSHLAPEAIHPHLYIRQGDEVIQHVFRVAAGLDSMIFGESEITAQVKQAYAAALQQGTTGPALNRLFQKALHATKIIRSQTKVAEGQASIGSVVATLARQLFGERLASCEVLLWGAGKAAEATTKHLVASGISRLWIVNRTQAKAQELASRCQGDRLCEGGWLSWERALSHLQRVDIAIVCTQAPHYVIDHEDIKAVAALRRARPLCVIDLAVPRNVDPSLKSHPGIHLYNIDDLQAIAAESLTRRQEEVAQCEALIAQQVAYCRRGTSINQQGDTCLSRESLVSV
- a CDS encoding nitrite/sulfite reductase, which codes for APMQAILLEPFTPTSELLRTCEAVVRVHDRLGDRKNKAQARIKFVVKRLGPEAFRNEVFAEREKLPNAPYPGMDTVDVAEQPPNVMASIPSPTVNGTFSRWQFTNVLPQKQQGYVVVTIRLRLGDISTAQMRGLANILRIYCGGQLRTTIEQNLSLRWIKQEHVHALFSELKTLGLAETEANRLWDVTSCPGAETCQLGISASRGLARAVEAKLKEKNLQGEDIDTIHIKISGCPNSCGQHHIADIGFFGGARKVNDHLAPHFQLMLGGMAAEGVAKFGEPILKLPSRRIPEAIVEMLTRYRKDRQSAKESFREFSARVGAAYWKPALEPFTALPAFQDSPEAYRDWGAETEFTLGGMGPGECAA